The window AACCCTCCGCTTTCGGTATTACCGAAACCACTTCCCTTTAACAAAAATGAGGAATATTTGCTAGGTGATTATTCTGTTATTTAAGGGTTTTTGTTGCTGTAGTTCTGATGTCATTAATAGTGCAGCGAAAAATCTAAGACTAGCATAAAAACGGCTATTCAAAATTACTATTTCAAAACACTATAACCATCACAATCAAGCTAAACCTATATATCAAGCAAAAAAAAGTAAATCACCATACAAATCACGATGCGATGTAGCTCCTCTCTTTAGTAAAAGAGAGGTGATTTTTTTGAGAAAAAAATCGGAGAGTTTGCTAAAAACGCGAAGCAGTTTTAAATACTATAGAAAAGATAATATACAATCTAAAACTAGCATTCAAAACCGTAGTTATAAACATAAAAAATAGAGACCAAAAATCTAACTCCTATAATCTACCAAACGTCGTGGACCTTCCAAAAGCACACGTACAATTTGCAAAGTACCATCCTCTTTAGTTGCAATTTGCCACTTAATTAGTGAGATAGCACCATTTTCAATCTCAATACCAGTAATACATCGTGGGTGAACACAACTACCATCATTAAAAAAGGCCACATCGCCAGGTTCTGGGAAACGTGGTCTATGGGTATGGCCAACAATAGTAATGAGGTTATTGTTTGCGGTAATCCATTTTTTAGTACGACGTTCTACTTTTATGAGTTCGGTGTAATTTTTAGCAGGACTTGTTGGATCGGCAATACCCATAACATTTAAAGGTTTCCAAAGCACACGGACCATAAATCTGCTCCATTTCCAGAAAGTGTAATTCCACCAATCGGCTTGATGACCATGCGTTAAAAATACTTCTTGTTTGGTATCTTTATGTTTTAAAACAATCGCTTCGTTATAAGACAGGTCTTTAAAAAGCTCGACATCTTTACCTACTTTAGGATCAAAAAAAGAAGATAGATTTTTCTTAACATATTCAGGATTTCTATAAACCATATCATGGTTCCCCCAAATCATATGCAAACGCTGTCTTTGATGAAACTGTTTCATAAGCATATACACGTTTTTATGAGCATTTAATATGGCATTAAACGATATGTTTTCCCAAAGCTCATCACCATCGCCAAGTTCGGCATAATCAAAATCCTTAACATAGTAGTGTTTTAGAGCGTGGTAATAGATGTTTCTGTTATTAGAAAAATCATCTGCAAAACTATTATCACCACGATGGCAATCGCTAAATAGTATAAATTTAGACGTGTCATCAAAGTCTAAAACTTTAGCTTGTTGGTAGGCGCGATCTAATTTCTTTTTTCCTGAAAACATATAAGTAAAAATAACACAAAAAAAATGCACATCAAATAGACGTGCATTTTTATAATATTTTAATTATCAGTACTATTTAAAAGCGTTTAAGCCTGTAACATCTAATCCTGTAATTAGTAAGTGGATGTCATGTGTCCCTTCATAAGTAACAACACTTTCTAAATTCATCATATGTCTCATAATGCTGTATTCGCCACTAATTCCCATTCCGCCTAACATTTGTCTAGCATCACGAGCAATAGTTAACGCCATATCTACATTATTACGTTTCGCCATAGAAATTTGCGCAGAGGTTGCTGTTCCGTTTTCACGCATCACACCAAGTCTCCAAGCTAATAATTGAGCTTTAGTAATTTCGGTAATCATTTCAGCTAGTTTCTTTTGTTGTAATTGAAACTGTCCGATTGGCTTACCAAATTGGATGCGTTCTTTACAGTATCTTAAAGCGGTATCATAACAATCCATTGCTGCTCCAATTGCACCCCAAGCAATACCAAAACGTGCCGAATCTAAGCAACCTAATGGTGCGCCTAATCCAGATTTGTTAGGTAATAAGTTTTCTTTTGGGACTTTAACATTATCAAAAATAAGCTCGCCTGTTGCAGAGGCACGAAGTGACCATTTGTTATGTGTTTCTGGTGTTGTAAACCCTTCCATGCCACGCTCTACAATTAAACCGTGAATACGACCTTCTTCATTTTTTGCCCAAACGACAGCAATATTACAAAAAGGCGAATTTGAGATCCACATTTTCGCACCATTTAAAAGATAATGGTCACCCATATCTTTAAAGTTAGTGGTCATTCCGCTTGGATTACTTCCGTGGTCTGGCTCAGTCAAACCAAAACTACCAATCCATTCGCCACTAGCTAACTTTGGTAAGTATTTTTGACGTTGTGCTTCGTTACCATATTTCCAGATAGGATACATCACTAAAGAGGATTGTACAGATGCTGTACTACGTACTCCAGAATCTCCACGCTCTATTTCTTGCATGATTAATCCGTAACCAATTTGGTCTAATCCAGCACCGCCATATTCCACAGGAATATAAGGTCCAAAAGCACCAATATCTGCTAATCCTTTTACGATTTGTTTTGGGAATTCAGCTTTTTGAGCATATTCTTCTATTATCGGAGAGACGTCACGCTTTACCCATTCACGAGCAGCATCACGTACTAATTTATGTTCTTCAGTTAAAAGTTCGTCAAGATTATAGTAATCTGGAGCTTCAAATAAATCTGGTTTCATTTTAGTCTGTGTTATAAATAAACCGTTAATGTAGCTTATTGTTCCTAACAAAAATAACGAAATCGTTTGCAGAACACAATATTATATTAAAAATTAAGGTATTTTTTTACGAATCCTTTTGTTTACGCGTAAATAATAACATATTTAGCATTTTAGAACAAAGTCTAATAGTTCCAAAAATGTCATCCTGAGCGCAGTCGAAGGGTCTCTCTCGAAACACCAAACACAATGGCTGCAAGCAAATTTACACAAGCTGCGTCATCCTGAATTCATTTCAGGACCTCATGATAAATCATAAAATAATTTTATTATAATTCTAAATTCCTAGGAAAAGCAATGTCATCCTGAGCGCAGTCGAAGGATTTATAAGTACTAAATCAAACTATATTTTGAGATTAAATTTTTTGGGATATGTTGTGTGTTACCTTACCCATCATCAAAAAGAAAAGACAATAGTAAATTAGTACATATAATATCACCCACGCTGCGCCATCCTGAACTTGTTTCAAGAACTCATCTTGATCTGAAAAAAGTGTATTACAATGTCATCCGAAGCCCAGTCGAAAGGCTTATAAACATATAAATCAACTACATTTTAAGATAAAAATCTTTGGTCAAGTTAATGTAATCGTCCGTGTATTGGTGTCGTGCAGTTTCAATAATCAAAGTATCTATTTTTATATCGCTTTCGCGGAAAGAAAATGCGAGTAAACTTCTCTTGATTTCCGAAGTGTCAGATCCTTTAACATGCAAGATCTTATTAGGGAATAACTTAACTTCTGAAGCTAAATTTATAAAGTTAACTTCCTCTTTAAAAGGAATAACAACA is drawn from Psychroserpens sp. NJDZ02 and contains these coding sequences:
- a CDS encoding acyl-CoA dehydrogenase family protein, which produces MKPDLFEAPDYYNLDELLTEEHKLVRDAAREWVKRDVSPIIEEYAQKAEFPKQIVKGLADIGAFGPYIPVEYGGAGLDQIGYGLIMQEIERGDSGVRSTASVQSSLVMYPIWKYGNEAQRQKYLPKLASGEWIGSFGLTEPDHGSNPSGMTTNFKDMGDHYLLNGAKMWISNSPFCNIAVVWAKNEEGRIHGLIVERGMEGFTTPETHNKWSLRASATGELIFDNVKVPKENLLPNKSGLGAPLGCLDSARFGIAWGAIGAAMDCYDTALRYCKERIQFGKPIGQFQLQQKKLAEMITEITKAQLLAWRLGVMRENGTATSAQISMAKRNNVDMALTIARDARQMLGGMGISGEYSIMRHMMNLESVVTYEGTHDIHLLITGLDVTGLNAFK
- a CDS encoding metallophosphoesterase — its product is MFSGKKKLDRAYQQAKVLDFDDTSKFILFSDCHRGDNSFADDFSNNRNIYYHALKHYYVKDFDYAELGDGDELWENISFNAILNAHKNVYMLMKQFHQRQRLHMIWGNHDMVYRNPEYVKKNLSSFFDPKVGKDVELFKDLSYNEAIVLKHKDTKQEVFLTHGHQADWWNYTFWKWSRFMVRVLWKPLNVMGIADPTSPAKNYTELIKVERRTKKWITANNNLITIVGHTHRPRFPEPGDVAFFNDGSCVHPRCITGIEIENGAISLIKWQIATKEDGTLQIVRVLLEGPRRLVDYRS